The DNA window agaaaagaaattttcaatcaTGAAAATCTTACTTGCAGATGTTCGAACTCAGGGGACATATCAGCTCCTTGATTCTGGGTTTATTGGGCTGATATTTTCCTGCTTTAGTGAAGATGCAAATAAGGTTTGAATAGTTGTATTGCTTTGGAGAATTATCTTTTGCATGTTTGCTAAACATATTTAGTTGGGAAATATCAGGTTGGAAGAATTCAAGTTATTGCTTTTCAGTCCTCGGATGGGAAGCAAAATCACCAATCAAGACCTATTTCTTTGTCTCCTGTATATCGAAATTCAGTGATTGATGTTGAATCTTCATTGAGTTCCTCTGAAAACGTATCAGCAAATGTGGGCTATGGACCAAGGGAGAGTCCTGAACAGGATACTGGTGATTCAATGATTGCCGGAACTCTTAAGGTACAAGTACAACATATATTCATTACAAAGATACCTGAATCTGGATGTTGTCATTCATATAGCCTGCTTAAGTTGAATGATGAGCAGAAGGCTCTGCCAAAGCGTCAATTTTCTGTCACACATGATATTGTAGATAGCATTGTTTGTTTATGGGGAAACACATTTGACTCTTAAgacattttgaaaactttaatTGGGTACTTGATGAGTTGTGCCCTGGTTTAGAGTTTGAAAACTTACACTGAATAACAATAACTTACTATACTCTTGATGAGTCTCATATTCAGGTACATACCTGGTTGAATTCTCCCTTTCTATCTTTTCTCTGCTCTGATTGGGGGTAAAGCTGGACATCCCAGAATTTTGTATTCATGTATGTAGACAAATCTCGTCAATCAATCTCTACCGATTCGTTTTCATGCCAATTGGTAAACTAATTCTGCAACTGTGTTTTGCTAAAACTTTTGTTTTACACTCTTGGATCACGGATGAGATGCTCTTGCAAATAATATAGCGTACTCATGTTCTGTGAATAAGATTTAACTCCTTCAATTCCAATTACCATGCACCTTGTTGTATCTGGAAAACGTTGGTCCAACTCTACGAAAAAAAATGGGATGATATCACCATCGTAATGTGACATTTTTTAGTTGAATGTTTCTCTGCCATCACATGGAGTACTACTGATTAATTGAAGTTACTTGGTTACTGTTTGTCACCAAGGAGACATCTAAACAAGTTCTCCACAGATAATATATAACAATTCGGTTCTGCGAGTTCAATTTTGTTAAACTTTTTGAAGTGCTGCGCAGTGAACAATTCCCCATGATTGGTGTGTATGACTTTTTTGACTTTGTCTACAGGGAACTGGACGATCTTCGGAGTTGGGTTATTTCTTTGCTAATGCCGACACCAACTAtcaaggaaaagagaaaatcgGAGGAAGCTATCTTACTAAGAATGCAAACAGCGGAATTACTGATATCGATCCAATGGACTTGTCTGAAAGTATGCAAGAAGCAATGCACCGCTCAAATATTGAAATGAGGTATGGGTTATGAAGTGCAGATTTCTAGGTGGTTGCTTGTCATACTGTTATCTAAATAATGGTTTTATCTTGTAATGATTTCTCAACTTAGTTAAGTTATGTAGCTCTGCTTTAATAGGGAGTCCGATGTAGAGATTGtctttgttattttgttcttctttacTGAAGTATCGTTCTTCATCGTCATTTGTTTTCTGGAGCTGGCAGACTCTGACTATGAAGTCTAAATCTTGtgaaattgttttcttttgcttcCAGTGCTGCCACATTCTCAAGGAAGGAGATTCCTCTTCATGTTATGCCAACTGCCTCGCTCATAAAGCTTGATTCACCATTAATGTCTTTTACAGATTTACAGCAGGTTCTGTTTGAAGAGGAGAGATCAGCTTATAACCAAGCCGTCTCGTATAATATGAAGTAAATGGTTCTCTCTTTAGTTAATCCATTGGAGCATAGTTTCCTTGTTTATACAAAATGGTTCTGTAATCTATTTGTTATTGACTCTATTCATTGCCTTTTCTTTCCCATAGGGATGGGAAAGTGCATCCGCTGACATTCATACATCACACATCAACATATCAGGCTTCAATGTGCAAGTTGATTGAATATTGGTTAGGTTCACATGCTGCCTCAACCATTAATTTGGGATCTTTTGTTCTCCGTTTGCCTAAAATGCTCATTGATTGGAATTGTTCTTACTTCCCTTTTCATTGTTTGCAGTGTTAGTCCCGTCATAAGTGCGCTTCAGGACCGCgcaaaagagaatgaaattcgGGTATGAATTGATTCCAAAAACTCCCATCTGCATGGATAGATCCCACGGATTTTATGACATGGACTCGAAGGGGACATTTTCTGCGCATTAGTTTTTTGATCTATTTGCTCCGATGAATTCAAAATGTTACTTCATGATTTGACAAAAGAGTATTAGATAGTTCTAATATGTTCTTGAAGGCTGATGATACTTGTTTAAAACAGTTAGCTTTGCTGGCTGAGGAAGCCAGGAATTTGGAAGTTGAGGCTGCAAAAGCAAACGAGTCAGTCCCAGGATCACCTCACCAAGTTCATGGATCTCGAGCAAGTGCTTCGACAACACCCAGGGACTTATATCCTTCAACTGCATCTGTTGGTGCACGAAGTGCAGGAAGCTCTATTCACCAGAGTAGAAAGGGGTTGTGATGATTCTTGCACCAACAACTTGTTTTCCGAATTCCCGAAAGCCCGTATTATAGCATTTGGGTGCTTTTGTGTGCATAAAAACGATCCGAAGTATAGAAGAGAGGTCAAATGGCATTCATTCAAGGTACCAAAATTTCATCTTCTTGATAATAGATACTGTCTAAAAATGGGTTTTGATCGGGTAGTAGAAGCATGCTGTTGAATCCACTTATATCAGTATGGATAAGTTGCAAATTAACAGCAGTCTAGATGTGTATGCTTTCTGATGACCAAAACGAAGTTTCAGCAGCAATGCAAGAAAATTCATTAAAGTGGTCTCTTTTTTTGCTTACCCTATAGTGTAAAGAATAGGGATTAAATGTGCATCACAATGAACACGTAGTTTTTCTGAAGATGAATGTTAGAAAAGAAGGAAGGGTTTTTGGATGATTAGGCATGTGAGATAAAAACAAAGGaagatgaaaaggaaaagaacacAACTGTAAAGTGAAAGAAATAAGGAAGACTTTAAGATAAAGGAGGTaaagaaaagatgaaaattttagtGTCATAGGTTTGTTTGGAAAAGCGGCTAAGATTCCGAAAGATGAAAGGTCTTTTAGCTACATATGTTAttattctctctctgtctcaCTCTTATGGATTGGGTACCTCTGATGGATGTATTTAATAGATAGATATAGACGTAGTAGTGGCCAATAACTTGAGAGTAGAGAAGAGGgttagaaaagaaaggaagggagaggagggagagagagattatGGAGGATATATAAATAGTGAGTTGGTGGTGGTGATGCATGGAAGTGATTCCCAAGGAGAATCGAATCAGCCtcactttcctttttctctttctcttctttacaGTTTTTGGCCCTCTC is part of the Cucurbita pepo subsp. pepo cultivar mu-cu-16 chromosome LG03, ASM280686v2, whole genome shotgun sequence genome and encodes:
- the LOC111791427 gene encoding uncharacterized protein LOC111791427 isoform X2; amino-acid sequence: MFGLLASLMHCPRRLKKSWDFSLAILRVHSENGSVTALIWGASPQTRSDRRKDRVETHPEQLAAASAQAERMTAMTGRTTRVIGWYHSHPHITVLPSHVDVRTQGTYQLLDSGFIGLIFSCFSEDANKVGRIQVIAFQSSDGKQNHQSRPISLSPVYRNSVIDVESSLSSSENVSANVGYGPRESPEQDTGDSMIAGTLKGTGRSSELGYFFANADTNYQGKEKIGGSYLTKNANSGITDIDPMDLSESMQEAMHRSNIEMSAATFSRKEIPLHVMPTASLIKLDSPLMSFTDLQQVLFEEERSAYNQAVSYNMKDGKVHPLTFIHHTSTYQASMCKLIEYCVSPVISALQDRAKENEIRLALLAEEARNLEVEAAKANESVPGSPHQVHGSRASASTTPRDLYPSTASVGARSAGSSIHQSRKGL
- the LOC111791427 gene encoding COP9 signalosome complex subunit 5-like isoform X3 — protein: MHDRIVLLLDLLLKVRIIGSDFVESWKSFGNSLFLHSFSTESFRIHRNGDRKMSLTSVKMSEDVWFTCLTHALSTETEEIMGLLLGDIEHSENGSVTALIWGASPQTRSDRRKDRVETHPEQLAAASAQAERMTAMTGRTTRVIGWYHSHPHITVLPSHVDVRTQGTYQLLDSGFIGLIFSCFSEDANKVGRIQVIAFQSSDGKQNHQSRPISLSPVYRNSVIDVESSLSSSENVSANVGYGPRESPEQDTGDSMIAGTLKGTGRSSELGYFFANADTNYQGKEKIGGSYLTKNANSGITDIDPMDLSESMQEAMHRSNIEMSAATFSRKEIPLHVMPTASLIKLDSPLMSFTDLQQVLFEEERSAYNQAVSYNMKDGKVHPLTFIHHTSTYQASMCKLIEYWLVLVPS
- the LOC111791427 gene encoding lys-63-specific deubiquitinase BRCC36-like isoform X4 → MGLLLGDIEGENGSVTALIWGASPQTRSDRRKDRVETHPEQLAAASAQAERMTAMTGRTTRVIGWYHSHPHITVLPSHVDVRTQGTYQLLDSGFIGLIFSCFSEDANKVGRIQVIAFQSSDGKQNHQSRPISLSPVYRNSVIDVESSLSSSENVSANVGYGPRESPEQDTGDSMIAGTLKGTGRSSELGYFFANADTNYQGKEKIGGSYLTKNANSGITDIDPMDLSESMQEAMHRSNIEMSAATFSRKEIPLHVMPTASLIKLDSPLMSFTDLQQVLFEEERSAYNQAVSYNMKDGKVHPLTFIHHTSTYQASMCKLIEYCVSPVISALQDRAKENEIRLALLAEEARNLEVEAAKANESVPGSPHQVHGSRASASTTPRDLYPSTASVGARSAGSSIHQSRKGL
- the LOC111791427 gene encoding lys-63-specific deubiquitinase BRCC36-like isoform X1 — encoded protein: MHDRIVLLLDLLLKVRIIGSDFVESWKSFGNSLFLHSFSTESFRIHRNGDRKMSLTSVKMSEDVWFTCLTHALSTETEEIMGLLLGDIEHSENGSVTALIWGASPQTRSDRRKDRVETHPEQLAAASAQAERMTAMTGRTTRVIGWYHSHPHITVLPSHVDVRTQGTYQLLDSGFIGLIFSCFSEDANKVGRIQVIAFQSSDGKQNHQSRPISLSPVYRNSVIDVESSLSSSENVSANVGYGPRESPEQDTGDSMIAGTLKGTGRSSELGYFFANADTNYQGKEKIGGSYLTKNANSGITDIDPMDLSESMQEAMHRSNIEMSAATFSRKEIPLHVMPTASLIKLDSPLMSFTDLQQVLFEEERSAYNQAVSYNMKDGKVHPLTFIHHTSTYQASMCKLIEYCVSPVISALQDRAKENEIRLALLAEEARNLEVEAAKANESVPGSPHQVHGSRASASTTPRDLYPSTASVGARSAGSSIHQSRKGL